One part of the Bdellovibrio sp. KM01 genome encodes these proteins:
- a CDS encoding cytochrome c biogenesis protein has product MKKLLLVLTTVLLSFSTVVAFAKPGDQLKYLPVQDGGRIKPYDSFSKEMLEIVYGKSTYEGRKATEIILTWMLSPQAWADKKIFEVRNHQVLEALKLPKDQRYFNGQELFGSERFTLLRQELQAKRETKEKLNPYFQALQRLENQFFVFQEVAAGRMMKVLPPKEGSNWIAVADLPEAFQQKFVGITTAFVTYIGQVASGANAADIESSAAKLDESVVAFETAARAENPTAYDHDTKIKAEVHYNDFHPFRWAYVFYILAAIVLLLVWALSKESMMKASWVLLGLGFILHTYGFGLRMYIMERAPVSNMYETVIWVSWGVILFASILELIYKFRMILFAGTLVSAFALVIADFAPAVLDPTLQPLEPVLRSNYWLTIHVMTITISYAAFFLAFGLGDLGLFYYLKGEEKNHEKIRAIVTAIYRSMQIGVAFLAPGIILGGIWADYSWGRFWGWDPKETWALIALLGYLAVLHARYAGMIKNFGMVVTAIITFSLVIMAWYGVNFVLGAGLHSYGFGAGGIEYVSAFVAAHMLMVLYVWVIRQGRTKKSAKS; this is encoded by the coding sequence ATGAAAAAGCTTTTGCTAGTTTTGACAACAGTTTTGCTTTCATTCTCCACAGTGGTGGCGTTCGCAAAGCCCGGTGACCAGCTAAAATATCTGCCGGTGCAAGATGGCGGTCGTATTAAACCTTACGACAGTTTCTCTAAAGAGATGCTGGAGATCGTTTACGGAAAAAGCACTTATGAAGGCCGTAAAGCGACGGAAATCATTCTAACTTGGATGCTTTCACCGCAAGCTTGGGCTGACAAGAAAATCTTTGAAGTGCGCAATCACCAGGTTTTGGAGGCTTTGAAGCTTCCTAAAGACCAAAGATATTTCAACGGCCAGGAACTTTTCGGCAGTGAGCGTTTCACGCTGCTTCGTCAAGAGCTTCAAGCCAAGCGTGAAACCAAAGAAAAATTGAATCCTTACTTTCAGGCTTTGCAACGTCTGGAAAATCAATTCTTCGTGTTTCAAGAGGTTGCCGCGGGACGCATGATGAAAGTACTTCCTCCCAAAGAGGGCAGCAACTGGATTGCAGTGGCGGATCTTCCCGAGGCGTTTCAACAAAAATTCGTAGGTATCACGACGGCATTTGTGACTTATATCGGTCAGGTGGCGAGTGGAGCGAATGCGGCAGACATAGAATCTTCAGCGGCTAAACTTGATGAATCTGTTGTCGCATTTGAAACGGCGGCGCGTGCGGAAAATCCAACGGCTTACGATCATGACACAAAAATCAAAGCAGAAGTGCACTACAACGACTTCCATCCCTTCCGGTGGGCTTACGTATTCTATATCCTGGCGGCAATTGTTTTGTTGTTGGTATGGGCTCTTTCCAAAGAGTCTATGATGAAGGCTTCGTGGGTCTTGTTGGGCTTGGGTTTTATTCTGCACACGTATGGTTTTGGTCTGCGCATGTATATTATGGAGAGAGCGCCTGTCTCTAATATGTATGAGACGGTGATTTGGGTATCTTGGGGCGTGATCTTGTTCGCGTCGATTTTGGAACTTATCTATAAATTCCGTATGATCTTGTTTGCAGGAACATTGGTTTCGGCATTTGCGCTTGTTATTGCTGACTTCGCGCCCGCTGTTTTGGATCCGACTTTGCAGCCATTGGAGCCAGTGCTGCGCAGCAATTATTGGTTAACGATCCATGTGATGACAATCACTATCAGTTACGCCGCATTTTTCTTGGCGTTCGGTTTGGGCGACCTTGGTTTGTTTTACTATTTAAAAGGAGAAGAAAAGAATCACGAAAAAATTCGCGCGATCGTGACAGCCATTTACAGATCGATGCAAATTGGCGTGGCATTCTTGGCTCCCGGAATTATTTTGGGTGGTATCTGGGCGGACTATTCTTGGGGTCGTTTCTGGGGCTGGGATCCAAAAGAAACTTGGGCTTTGATTGCGCTTCTTGGTTATTTGGCAGTCCTCCACGCAAGATACGCGGGGATGATTAAAAATTTCGGCATGGTAGTGACAGCGATTATCACTTTCTCTTTAGTGATCATGGCTTGGTACGGGGTGAACTTCGTTCTTGGTGCGGGGCTTCATTCTTACGGTTTCGGTGCTGGTGGTATTGAGTATGTGTCTGCTTTTGTGGCTGCACATATGTTGATGGTGCTCTACGTATGGGTTATCCGTCAGGGCCGCACAAAAAAATCTGCAAAATCGTAG
- a CDS encoding DUF3341 domain-containing protein — MAAQYTKGIAGIWLEESKILKAATKMRESGSDKFEAISAYPIHGMEEACGIKRSWIPYVTFVAGLVGLSGGLALTYWTSAVDWAVNVGGKPFFSLPAFVPIMFELTVLFAALSSVGALFYACKMPRIDPPVIDPDLSCHKFAIFVPHNDVTYDETKLTNMFKELGAVEVKKTEY, encoded by the coding sequence ATGGCTGCTCAATATACTAAAGGTATTGCTGGTATCTGGCTTGAGGAATCAAAAATTCTTAAAGCCGCTACAAAAATGCGTGAATCTGGTTCTGATAAATTTGAAGCCATCTCTGCATACCCAATTCACGGTATGGAAGAAGCTTGCGGTATCAAACGCTCTTGGATTCCATACGTAACTTTCGTTGCGGGACTTGTTGGTTTATCCGGCGGCTTGGCGCTAACTTATTGGACTTCAGCAGTAGACTGGGCAGTGAACGTGGGTGGTAAACCCTTCTTCTCACTTCCTGCATTCGTACCTATCATGTTCGAATTGACGGTTTTGTTTGCAGCTCTTTCTTCCGTGGGCGCTTTGTTCTATGCGTGCAAAATGCCTCGTATCGATCCGCCGGTGATCGATCCAGACTTGAGCTGTCACAAGTTCGCGATTTTTGTTCCACACAACGACGTTACATATGACGAGACAAAGCTTACGAACATGTTCAAAGAGCTTGGCGCCGTTGAAGTGAAGAAGACGGAGTACTAG
- a CDS encoding TAT-variant-translocated molybdopterin oxidoreductase: MSEMHTDNELEMKKALRPKIVRDTKFWETIEEKIGDSEFQKMAETEFKSSPLRESDGEDGWARREFLKLMGASLAMATASCVRRPVQKIVPYNKMPEEVTLGQANYYSSAFFDGNDAMGLLIKTREGRPIHIESNPSHPFSAGGLSARSQAILMSLYDPERLQGPKRNLFNEKKSNSQLIDVKWEELDKKVSEQLVKGGVVVLSAPISSPSTRAVISDFAQGFKAKTVVWDAFAHEEIRDGQKASYGEDVVPQYWFDKAKMIVSIDADFLGTWLNPTAYTHQFTQGRKDIKNMSRMVSFDSNYSLTGANADIRFKIKPSQQLDVVMGLLHEIIVKKGQSSYAGNSAVKSALEPFANTAAKLGLDAEMFAKVASDLWSNKGTSLVVAGGITTLTNKATELQIAVNMLNSVLDNDGKTVDAKAGNVALSASYAEMAQLIQDMKDGKVQTLIMHKVNPGYSLPAAMGFAEAVKKVKMVIYTGDRIDETGVFADFITPDNHVLESWNDLEIGKGVISICQPAIRPMYDTRSFQLSLMTWAFMAKQGPARLRDYETFYDYLRVYWKSDIHPKYGKGAAFEDFWLEGLQKGYVGELSRGSSARSFKTDAFANIKPAAAQEGMELVLYPKVAIMDGSLANVAWLQELPDPVTKLTWDNYAMISIGTAEKNHLKTGSMITLKVGDKSVELPVYIQPGLHDDVVAVAVGYGRTRAGKVANGVGKNMTEFVSVDKAGKAIFAGQTATFTKLGKHYDLAGTSGNFSMEGRQIAAEANLKDYVKNKSAGIHRHETWSIWSGHEYSGHKWGMAVDLHTCTGCSACVIACQSENNITVVGKKYVLEGRIMHWLRIDRYYQGDIANAEAVFQPVMCQHCDNAPCETVCPVLATTHSDEGLNDMVYNRCVGTRYCANNCPYKVRRFNWFNYAKLIEKPMHMALNPSVGVRTRGVMEKCTFCVQRIQDAKTVARNEKRQLKDGDVKVACQTSCPAGGIVFGDLNDPNSEVAKIWKAEEKERGYALLEEWHAKPSVRYLSKIRNNDKESTGGHDGHGTAKQGEHS, encoded by the coding sequence ATGTCTGAAATGCATACTGATAATGAATTAGAGATGAAAAAAGCGTTGCGCCCGAAGATCGTGCGCGACACGAAATTCTGGGAAACGATCGAAGAAAAGATCGGTGACTCTGAATTTCAAAAAATGGCAGAGACTGAGTTTAAATCCTCTCCACTTCGTGAAAGCGACGGGGAAGACGGTTGGGCACGTCGTGAGTTCTTGAAACTTATGGGTGCATCTTTGGCTATGGCGACAGCGTCTTGCGTGCGTCGTCCTGTGCAAAAGATCGTTCCGTACAACAAAATGCCTGAAGAGGTTACTCTTGGTCAGGCGAACTACTATTCTTCTGCATTCTTCGACGGTAACGATGCGATGGGCTTGCTTATTAAGACTCGCGAAGGCCGTCCTATTCACATTGAATCAAATCCTTCTCATCCGTTCAGTGCGGGTGGTTTGAGCGCTCGTTCTCAAGCGATTTTGATGTCCCTGTACGATCCAGAAAGATTGCAAGGACCAAAACGCAACTTGTTCAATGAGAAAAAATCAAACTCTCAATTGATCGATGTTAAATGGGAAGAGCTGGATAAAAAAGTTTCTGAGCAATTGGTAAAAGGCGGCGTTGTTGTTCTTTCTGCGCCAATTTCTTCTCCTTCAACTCGCGCTGTAATCTCTGACTTCGCACAAGGCTTCAAAGCTAAGACAGTGGTTTGGGATGCTTTCGCTCACGAAGAAATCCGTGACGGTCAAAAAGCTTCTTACGGTGAAGATGTTGTACCTCAGTACTGGTTCGATAAAGCGAAAATGATCGTTTCTATCGATGCAGACTTCTTGGGTACATGGTTGAATCCGACTGCTTACACGCATCAGTTCACTCAAGGTCGCAAAGACATCAAAAACATGAGCCGTATGGTTTCCTTCGATTCCAACTACTCATTGACGGGTGCAAACGCGGATATCCGTTTCAAAATCAAACCTTCCCAGCAACTTGATGTGGTGATGGGTCTTCTTCACGAAATCATCGTGAAAAAAGGTCAATCTTCATACGCAGGTAACAGTGCTGTGAAATCTGCTCTTGAGCCATTCGCAAATACAGCTGCGAAATTGGGTCTTGATGCTGAAATGTTCGCAAAAGTAGCTTCTGATCTTTGGTCAAACAAAGGGACTTCACTGGTAGTTGCTGGTGGTATCACGACTTTGACAAACAAAGCGACGGAACTGCAAATTGCTGTGAACATGTTGAACTCTGTTTTAGATAACGACGGTAAAACTGTTGATGCTAAAGCGGGTAACGTTGCATTGTCTGCTTCATACGCTGAAATGGCGCAATTGATTCAAGATATGAAAGACGGCAAAGTTCAAACTCTTATCATGCACAAAGTGAACCCTGGTTACTCTTTGCCTGCAGCGATGGGTTTTGCTGAAGCTGTTAAAAAAGTTAAAATGGTAATCTACACAGGTGACCGTATTGACGAAACAGGTGTGTTCGCAGACTTCATCACTCCGGACAACCACGTGTTGGAATCTTGGAATGATTTGGAAATTGGTAAAGGCGTTATCTCTATCTGCCAACCAGCGATCCGCCCTATGTATGACACTCGCTCGTTCCAGTTGTCTTTGATGACTTGGGCATTCATGGCGAAACAAGGTCCAGCACGTCTTCGTGATTACGAAACATTCTATGACTACTTAAGAGTTTACTGGAAATCAGACATCCACCCGAAATACGGTAAAGGCGCGGCCTTTGAAGATTTCTGGTTGGAAGGTCTGCAAAAAGGTTATGTTGGTGAATTGAGCCGCGGTTCTTCTGCGCGCTCATTTAAAACGGACGCCTTCGCGAATATCAAACCTGCGGCAGCCCAAGAAGGTATGGAACTTGTTCTTTACCCTAAAGTGGCGATCATGGATGGGTCTTTGGCGAATGTGGCTTGGTTGCAGGAACTTCCAGATCCAGTTACCAAATTGACTTGGGATAACTACGCGATGATTTCTATCGGCACAGCCGAGAAAAATCATTTGAAAACGGGTTCTATGATCACTCTTAAAGTGGGTGACAAATCTGTTGAGCTTCCAGTTTACATCCAACCAGGTCTTCATGACGATGTTGTGGCAGTAGCTGTTGGTTACGGTCGCACTCGCGCTGGTAAAGTGGCGAACGGCGTTGGTAAAAACATGACTGAGTTCGTGTCAGTTGATAAAGCGGGCAAAGCTATCTTTGCTGGCCAAACAGCGACATTCACTAAGCTTGGCAAACACTATGACCTAGCTGGTACGTCTGGTAACTTCTCGATGGAAGGCCGTCAAATCGCTGCGGAAGCGAATTTGAAAGACTACGTAAAAAATAAATCTGCTGGTATCCATAGACACGAAACTTGGTCTATCTGGTCAGGTCACGAATACTCTGGTCACAAATGGGGTATGGCTGTTGATCTTCACACTTGCACAGGCTGTTCGGCTTGTGTGATTGCGTGCCAATCTGAAAACAATATTACAGTTGTTGGTAAGAAGTACGTTCTTGAAGGTCGTATCATGCACTGGTTGCGTATTGACCGTTACTATCAAGGCGATATCGCAAATGCGGAAGCGGTTTTCCAACCGGTTATGTGTCAACACTGTGACAACGCTCCTTGTGAAACTGTTTGTCCGGTATTGGCGACAACTCACTCAGATGAAGGTCTGAATGACATGGTTTACAACCGTTGCGTGGGTACTCGTTACTGCGCGAATAACTGCCCGTACAAAGTGCGCCGCTTTAACTGGTTCAACTACGCGAAGTTGATTGAAAAACCAATGCACATGGCTTTGAACCCATCTGTTGGTGTTCGTACCCGTGGGGTAATGGAAAAATGTACGTTCTGCGTGCAAAGAATCCAGGACGCGAAAACTGTGGCTCGTAACGAAAAACGCCAGTTGAAAGACGGCGACGTTAAAGTAGCTTGCCAAACATCGTGCCCAGCCGGCGGTATCGTGTTCGGTGATCTAAATGATCCAAACAGTGAAGTAGCTAAAATTTGGAAAGCGGAAGAGAAAGAGCGTGGTTATGCATTGCTTGAAGAATGGCATGCTAAACCATCTGTTCGCTACCTTTCTAAAATCCGTAACAATGATAAAGAATCAACTGGTGGCCACGATGGTCACGGTACTGCAAAACAAGGTGAGCACTCATGA
- a CDS encoding molybdopterin oxidoreductase, protein MGEHKHVDLHLGKFEAPQWMKTLSFVLMAIGLITFAVGLIKNQDRLWTSYLVSFFFFSCLGLSGLFWVALNNVAKAGWSVSIRRFAEATTAFIPFILVFGLILLFGFKKLFIWADPKIIAENPVIAAKTAYLNPTFFVVRLLVFVVGCMIFKWVMVGNSLKQDKSGDDNLTHKNVGPAVGFIAFFALLFSFFSVDLIMSLLPTWYSTIFGIYCFSGLFQAGLAFLAITIVFMRRSGLVKGYVTVEHQHDVVKYLKGFSIFWAYIAFSQFMLMWYANLPEETEYYIMRSLGGWMQISVALLVFRFVVPFLALLPRDAKRNDANVLLISTIVLIMQYVDIYWMVYPNFNDGAIVFGFWEIGIFAGFAGLFLLCIMNFWSKNNLVPVKDPRMHEALNHHVAY, encoded by the coding sequence ATGGGCGAACATAAACACGTAGATCTACATTTGGGTAAATTCGAAGCTCCGCAGTGGATGAAAACATTAAGCTTCGTTTTGATGGCGATCGGTTTGATCACATTCGCAGTGGGCTTGATTAAAAATCAAGACCGCTTGTGGACTTCCTACCTGGTTTCTTTCTTTTTCTTCTCTTGCTTGGGCTTGAGCGGTCTTTTCTGGGTAGCTTTGAACAATGTTGCGAAAGCAGGCTGGTCAGTTTCTATCCGCCGTTTTGCTGAAGCGACGACAGCATTCATTCCATTCATCCTGGTGTTTGGTTTGATCTTGTTATTCGGTTTCAAAAAACTTTTCATCTGGGCGGATCCAAAAATCATCGCTGAAAATCCAGTGATCGCGGCAAAAACAGCTTACTTGAACCCGACATTCTTCGTGGTTCGTTTGTTGGTCTTCGTTGTCGGTTGCATGATCTTCAAATGGGTGATGGTTGGTAACTCTTTGAAACAAGATAAATCAGGTGATGACAACTTGACTCACAAAAACGTGGGTCCGGCAGTAGGCTTCATCGCATTCTTCGCGTTGTTGTTCTCGTTCTTCTCTGTAGATTTGATCATGTCATTGCTTCCAACTTGGTACTCTACAATCTTCGGGATCTATTGCTTCTCTGGATTGTTCCAAGCGGGTCTTGCGTTCTTGGCGATCACGATCGTGTTCATGAGACGTTCTGGCTTGGTAAAAGGTTACGTAACTGTTGAGCACCAACATGACGTGGTAAAATACCTTAAAGGTTTCTCGATCTTCTGGGCTTACATCGCTTTCTCTCAATTTATGTTGATGTGGTACGCGAATTTGCCAGAGGAAACTGAGTACTACATCATGAGATCTTTGGGCGGCTGGATGCAAATCTCCGTAGCTCTTTTGGTCTTCCGTTTCGTAGTTCCTTTCTTGGCTTTGCTTCCGCGTGATGCAAAAAGAAACGATGCGAACGTGTTGTTGATCTCTACAATCGTATTGATCATGCAATATGTAGATATCTACTGGATGGTATATCCAAACTTCAACGATGGAGCGATCGTATTCGGTTTCTGGGAAATCGGTATCTTCGCGGGCTTTGCTGGTTTGTTCCTTCTTTGCATCATGAACTTCTGGAGCAAAAACAACTTGGTTCCAGTTAAAGATCCACGTATGCACGAGGCTTTAAACCACCACGTTGCGTACTAA
- the thrS gene encoding threonine--tRNA ligase: MSQITIILPDNSTKVFDHEPTALEVAQSIGPRLAKETLGAKLNGSTEISDLRTVLKDQTKVALVTTKSPESVEVVRHSCAHIMAQAIQDIWPEVKVTIGPVIDNGFYYDFDSPFAFTEEHFEKIEKKMTEIVSKDLAIHREDWPIAKAIETFKGMGERFKVELIEDLAKKGEITVGIYFNGTNWFDLCRGPHIQSTGQIKAFKLLSVAGAYWRGDEKNAMLQRVYATAFNDKKDLDLYLHNIEEAKKRDHRKLGKELGMFYFNELAPGSPFFTGKGATVYNSLQTYLRELYFETGYQEVITPQIFDVNLFHTSGHYQNYKENMFFTKVDERDFASKPMNCPSHCLLYNSEKYSYRDLPIKMADFGRLHRYEKSGAMHGLTRVRTFCQDDAHIFCRMDQLQEEIAKFMGLLNRVYDKLGMSNYKIFLSTRPDNRMGSEEYWDMAEGALAEALKSLNLPFELNPGDGAFYGPKLDIMFVDALNRPWQLGTLQVDPNLPTAFDLKYTGEDNKEHRPVMLHRAILGSLERFIGVYLEHTAGHLPPWMMPVQVAILNVTDRVNTFCEELMKSLKDQKVRVEFDRRNEKLNYKIREAQLQKIPYMIIVGDKEAESRTVSLRLRDGSEHKGMTVDQVMNLINTDISTRSLQSSLAKSATVN; the protein is encoded by the coding sequence ATGTCACAAATTACAATTATTCTGCCGGATAACTCGACGAAGGTTTTTGACCATGAACCGACAGCGCTAGAAGTGGCGCAGTCTATTGGCCCTCGCTTGGCTAAAGAAACTCTTGGTGCGAAACTAAATGGTTCAACTGAAATTTCTGATCTTCGCACTGTGTTGAAAGATCAAACAAAAGTGGCGCTTGTCACCACCAAATCTCCGGAGTCAGTTGAAGTGGTTCGTCACTCGTGTGCGCATATCATGGCGCAAGCGATTCAAGATATCTGGCCGGAAGTTAAAGTGACGATCGGTCCTGTGATCGACAATGGTTTTTACTACGACTTCGATTCTCCGTTTGCTTTCACTGAAGAGCACTTCGAAAAAATCGAAAAGAAAATGACGGAGATCGTCTCTAAAGATCTTGCGATTCACCGTGAAGACTGGCCGATTGCCAAAGCAATTGAAACATTCAAAGGAATGGGCGAGCGCTTTAAAGTTGAATTGATCGAAGACCTTGCGAAAAAAGGCGAGATAACAGTTGGTATCTACTTCAATGGAACTAACTGGTTTGACCTTTGCCGTGGTCCACACATTCAGTCCACAGGTCAAATCAAAGCCTTCAAATTATTGTCGGTCGCTGGTGCATACTGGAGAGGTGACGAGAAAAACGCCATGCTTCAACGTGTGTACGCGACGGCGTTCAACGACAAGAAAGACCTGGATCTTTACCTACACAATATCGAGGAAGCGAAAAAACGCGACCACCGTAAATTGGGTAAAGAACTTGGCATGTTCTATTTTAACGAGCTAGCTCCAGGTTCACCGTTCTTCACGGGTAAGGGCGCAACGGTTTACAACTCTTTGCAAACATACCTTCGTGAATTGTATTTCGAAACGGGTTACCAGGAAGTGATCACGCCGCAAATCTTCGACGTGAACTTGTTCCATACTTCTGGTCACTATCAGAACTACAAAGAAAACATGTTCTTCACGAAAGTGGACGAGCGTGATTTCGCGTCTAAACCAATGAACTGTCCTTCTCACTGTTTGCTTTATAACTCTGAGAAGTATTCTTACCGTGATCTTCCGATCAAAATGGCAGACTTCGGTCGCCTGCATCGCTATGAAAAATCAGGGGCGATGCACGGTTTGACTCGTGTTCGTACATTCTGTCAGGACGATGCACACATTTTCTGCCGTATGGATCAGTTACAGGAAGAGATCGCAAAATTCATGGGCTTGCTGAATCGCGTTTACGACAAGCTTGGTATGAGCAACTACAAGATCTTCCTTTCCACACGTCCAGACAACAGAATGGGCAGTGAAGAGTATTGGGATATGGCCGAAGGTGCTTTGGCTGAAGCCTTGAAATCTTTGAATTTGCCATTTGAATTGAACCCTGGCGACGGTGCCTTCTATGGACCAAAGTTAGATATCATGTTTGTTGATGCCTTGAATCGTCCATGGCAATTGGGAACACTTCAGGTGGATCCGAACCTGCCAACAGCGTTCGATTTGAAGTACACAGGTGAAGACAATAAGGAGCATCGCCCAGTGATGCTACATCGTGCGATCTTGGGCTCATTAGAGCGTTTCATCGGTGTTTATTTGGAGCACACTGCGGGCCATTTGCCGCCGTGGATGATGCCGGTCCAGGTAGCGATCCTGAACGTTACGGATCGTGTAAACACGTTCTGCGAGGAATTGATGAAATCCCTCAAAGATCAAAAGGTGCGCGTGGAGTTTGACCGCCGCAACGAAAAATTGAATTATAAAATCCGTGAGGCTCAACTTCAAAAAATCCCATACATGATTATTGTGGGGGATAAAGAGGCGGAAAGCCGTACGGTTTCATTGCGATTGAGAGACGGTTCAGAACATAAAGGGATGACCGTAGATCAGGTGATGAATTTGATTAATACAGATATTAGTACAAGAAGTTTGCAGAGCTCTCTTGCGAAGTCTGCAACAGTAAACTAG
- the nrfD gene encoding NrfD/PsrC family molybdoenzyme membrane anchor subunit — translation MIKRSPLVLGNKTLKDVSDDICAPVERFPSKGWIGMFLGAKTLLLFYIVILACVVGIGIGLLGVTHPVFWGTMIVTFVFWIGIGHAGTLISAVLFLFRQKWRTSVARTAEAMTVFAVMTAGLFPLLHTGRPWLDYWLFPYPNQRGPLWVNFRSPLLWDVFAVSTYATVSMVFWYIGLVPDFATIKDRAKNKLRRAVYGALSLGWRGTAKNWSHYEMLYLLLAGLSTPLVLSVHTIVSFDFAVSNLPGWHTTIFPPYFVAGAIFSGFAMVVTLMTLVRIGFPEFKNYVTLDHMEVMNKIIMTTGMLVGYAYASEFFIAWYSGNPYERFAFVNRAFGPYAWSYWIMVSCNVLSPQVFWFKKLRRSIPVMFVVSIFVNIGMWFERFVITVTSLHRDFLPANWGMYQWSWFDTGVLVGSFGMFLTLFLLYLRLFPAVSIAEVKPVLHVGYDTEGGHH, via the coding sequence ATGATTAAGCGTAGCCCATTAGTCCTTGGTAACAAGACTTTGAAAGATGTCAGCGATGACATCTGTGCTCCAGTGGAAAGATTCCCATCCAAAGGTTGGATCGGGATGTTCCTTGGCGCCAAAACATTGCTTCTATTTTACATCGTTATTCTTGCGTGCGTAGTCGGTATCGGTATCGGTTTGCTGGGTGTTACTCATCCGGTTTTCTGGGGTACGATGATCGTTACGTTCGTATTCTGGATCGGTATCGGTCACGCCGGTACGCTGATCTCTGCGGTTCTTTTCTTGTTCCGCCAAAAATGGAGAACATCAGTTGCTCGTACAGCTGAGGCGATGACGGTTTTCGCCGTTATGACTGCGGGTCTTTTCCCGTTGCTGCATACAGGTCGTCCTTGGTTGGATTACTGGTTGTTCCCGTATCCGAATCAACGTGGTCCATTGTGGGTGAACTTCCGTTCGCCACTTCTTTGGGACGTTTTCGCCGTATCTACATACGCGACTGTTTCCATGGTATTCTGGTACATCGGCTTGGTTCCTGACTTTGCAACTATCAAAGACCGTGCGAAGAATAAACTTCGTCGCGCAGTTTACGGTGCGTTGTCTCTAGGTTGGAGAGGTACTGCGAAAAACTGGTCACACTACGAAATGTTGTACTTGTTGCTAGCGGGGCTTTCGACGCCACTGGTTCTTTCCGTACATACGATCGTATCCTTCGACTTCGCGGTTTCCAACTTGCCAGGTTGGCATACAACGATCTTCCCTCCATACTTCGTTGCCGGTGCGATCTTCTCCGGTTTCGCGATGGTTGTGACGTTGATGACTTTGGTTCGTATCGGTTTCCCTGAATTCAAAAACTACGTAACTCTAGATCATATGGAAGTGATGAATAAAATCATTATGACGACAGGTATGCTGGTTGGTTACGCGTACGCTTCAGAGTTCTTCATTGCTTGGTACTCTGGTAACCCGTATGAGCGTTTTGCCTTCGTAAACCGTGCATTCGGTCCTTACGCTTGGTCCTACTGGATCATGGTTTCTTGTAACGTATTGTCTCCGCAAGTTTTCTGGTTCAAGAAACTTCGTCGTTCGATTCCTGTGATGTTCGTGGTTTCTATCTTCGTTAACATCGGTATGTGGTTCGAGCGTTTCGTGATCACTGTGACATCTCTTCACCGTGACTTCTTGCCAGCCAACTGGGGTATGTACCAATGGTCATGGTTCGATACGGGCGTTTTGGTAGGCTCGTTCGGTATGTTCCTGACATTGTTCTTGTTGTACTTACGCTTGTTCCCTGCGGTTTCTATCGCGGAAGTTAAGCCGGTTCTGCACGTTGGTTATGACACTGAAGGAGGGCACCACTAA
- a CDS encoding cytochrome c, producing the protein MKSLVNMTLGVAAAGLVAMALTSCGPRGNKPNVEIIQDMMESPAIKAQEYDENSPHHSGMRVPPEHTVPQGFEPYRYATDVEGASKNLKNPLAGKMDDETLLTGQKYYETNCAVCHGYKGEGGDKSGSVVSAKMALKPPALLTDKVKGWTDGHLYHVITMGQGVMGPYASHIPQKYRWQVVNYIRFLEKRDGK; encoded by the coding sequence ATGAAAAGTCTTGTTAATATGACTCTAGGTGTAGCAGCAGCAGGCTTGGTGGCGATGGCGCTAACAAGCTGTGGTCCTCGCGGCAACAAACCTAACGTTGAAATCATTCAAGATATGATGGAGTCTCCGGCGATCAAAGCTCAGGAGTACGACGAAAATTCTCCTCACCACAGTGGTATGCGCGTACCTCCGGAACACACAGTTCCTCAAGGTTTCGAGCCGTACCGCTACGCAACGGATGTTGAAGGGGCTTCTAAGAACCTTAAAAATCCTCTTGCTGGTAAAATGGATGACGAGACTCTTTTGACGGGTCAAAAATACTACGAAACAAACTGCGCAGTTTGCCATGGTTATAAAGGTGAAGGCGGAGATAAATCTGGTTCAGTAGTGTCTGCCAAAATGGCTTTGAAACCACCTGCACTTTTGACTGACAAAGTTAAAGGTTGGACAGATGGTCACTTGTACCACGTGATTACGATGGGACAAGGTGTGATGGGCCCTTATGCTTCTCACATTCCGCAAAAATACCGTTGGCAGGTTGTTAACTACATTCGTTTCCTTGAGAAGCGGGATGGTAAATAG
- a CDS encoding cytochrome c3 family protein, with product MIFSTLLTGCKFQTGWGYNKGYAPEQPIAFDHQLHAGTNKIQCQYCHNQVERTKHSNIPALSTCMNCHLQVATDKPDIQKLRDAYDSGGSIEWVRVHMLPDFVHFNHNAHIAKGVNCQTCHGPIETMKRVEQFSDLSMGWCVNCHRQPENKAPLNCSTCHY from the coding sequence ATGATTTTTTCAACACTTCTCACGGGTTGTAAATTCCAAACCGGTTGGGGATACAACAAAGGCTACGCTCCAGAGCAACCAATTGCCTTTGATCACCAATTGCATGCGGGAACCAACAAAATTCAGTGTCAATACTGCCACAATCAAGTGGAAAGAACGAAACACTCGAATATTCCGGCTCTCTCAACTTGCATGAATTGTCACTTGCAAGTAGCGACAGATAAACCAGATATTCAAAAACTGCGTGATGCATACGACAGCGGCGGCTCTATTGAGTGGGTTCGCGTTCACATGCTTCCAGATTTTGTTCACTTCAACCACAACGCTCACATTGCGAAAGGCGTGAACTGTCAAACGTGTCACGGTCCTATCGAAACGATGAAGCGTGTGGAGCAATTCTCTGACCTTTCCATGGGCTGGTGTGTGAACTGTCACCGCCAACCAGAGAACAAAGCTCCTCTTAACTGCTCAACTTGTCACTACTAA